From one Meles meles chromosome 18, mMelMel3.1 paternal haplotype, whole genome shotgun sequence genomic stretch:
- the RNF222 gene encoding RING finger protein 222, whose protein sequence is MSEGESKDSSGSECPVCYEKFRDLEGASRTLSCGHVFCHDCLVKYLLSTRVDGQVQRTIVCPICRYVTFLSKKSSRWPSVLDRSSQTLAVPVGSPDALGHTNPLAAAQQVWRPAPSQGSPLPLDLPPGLAREPQIFVISRHGMPLGEQDSVLPRRSLAELSEASPAPSSGRAFCCRSRALLLITLVAVVAVVAAILPWVLLVRKQA, encoded by the coding sequence ATGTCGGAAGGGGAGAGCAAGGACAGCTCCGGCAGCGAGTGCCCCGTGTGCTACGAGAAGTTCCGCGACCTGGAGGGCGCCAGCCGCACGCTGAGCTGCGGCCACGTGTTCTGCCACGACTGCCTGGTCAAGTACCTGCTCTCCACCCGCGTGGACGGCCAAGTGCAGAGAACCATCGTCTGCCCGATCTGCCGCTACGTCACCTTCCTCAGCAAGAAGAGCTCCCGCTGGCCCTCGGTGCTGGACCGCAGCTCGCAGACCCTGGCCGTGCCCGTGGGCTCGCCCGACGCCCTGGGCCACACGAACCCCCTGGCCGCCGCCCAGCAGGTGTGGAGGCCGGCCCCGAGCCAGGGTTCCCCGCTGCCCTTGGACCTGCCGCCGGGCCTGGCCCGGGAGCCGCAGATCTTCGTCATCAGCCGCCACGGGATGCCGCTGGGGGAGCAGGACAGCGTGCTGCCGCGGCGCAGCCTGGCCGAGCTGTCCGAGGCCTCCCCGGCCCCCAGCTCCGGCCGGGCCTTCTGCTGCCGCTCGCGGGCCCTGCTGCTCATCACCCTTGTCGCCGTGGTGGCCGTGGTGGCCGCCATCCTGCCCTGGGTGCTGCtggtgaggaagcaggcctga